From Rhodococcus sp. B7740, one genomic window encodes:
- a CDS encoding CDGSH iron-sulfur domain-containing protein, producing the protein MLIDGPVNIELDDGTKVESDRFVVAVCTCKRSKSYPLCDTSHRAKRRPSQSSED; encoded by the coding sequence ATGCTGATCGACGGACCGGTGAACATCGAACTCGACGACGGCACGAAAGTGGAGTCGGACCGCTTCGTCGTTGCGGTGTGCACGTGCAAGCGGAGCAAGAGCTATCCGCTGTGCGACACGAGCCACCGCGCGAAGAGGCGACCCTCTCAGTCCAGCGAGGACTGA
- a CDS encoding zinc-dependent alcohol dehydrogenase, which produces MRAVTWQGKRKVSVDTVPDPRIELPTDAIVKITTTNICGSDLHLYETLGAFMDEGDVLGHEPMGIVEEVGSQTGDLAVGDRVVIPFQISCGHCYMCNSSLYTQCETTQVREQGMGAALFGFSKLYGQVPGGQAEYLRVPQAQFTHIKVPEGPPDSRFVYLSDVLPTAWQSVEYAAIPDGGSVTVLGLGPIGDMAARIAQHKGARVIAVDLVPERLARAAARGIETVNLAEHSGGVGDVIREMTDGRGTDSVIDAVGMEAHGSPVGKLAQQIVGMLPDAVAAPMMQKAGVDRLGALYSAIDIVRRGGTISIIGVYGGMADPLPLMTMFDKQIQLRMGQANVKRWVDDIMPLLGDDDPLGVDSFATHELSLDEAPHAYEIFQKKQDGAIKVLLEP; this is translated from the coding sequence ATGCGCGCAGTGACCTGGCAGGGCAAGAGAAAAGTCAGCGTCGACACCGTTCCCGATCCGCGGATAGAACTTCCGACGGACGCGATCGTGAAGATCACGACCACCAACATTTGCGGCTCGGACCTACATCTGTACGAAACGCTCGGAGCCTTCATGGACGAAGGTGACGTTCTGGGGCACGAGCCGATGGGCATCGTCGAGGAAGTCGGCTCGCAGACAGGCGATCTGGCAGTCGGAGACCGAGTGGTCATTCCGTTCCAGATCTCGTGCGGACACTGCTACATGTGCAATTCGAGCCTGTACACCCAGTGCGAGACCACACAGGTTCGCGAACAGGGAATGGGCGCGGCACTGTTCGGCTTCTCCAAGCTCTACGGTCAGGTCCCCGGTGGGCAGGCCGAGTACCTCCGCGTGCCGCAGGCGCAGTTCACGCACATCAAGGTGCCGGAGGGACCGCCGGATTCGCGATTCGTATACCTCTCCGACGTACTGCCCACCGCTTGGCAGTCGGTCGAGTACGCGGCGATTCCCGACGGGGGATCGGTGACGGTTCTCGGTCTCGGGCCCATCGGCGACATGGCAGCACGCATCGCGCAGCACAAGGGCGCACGCGTGATCGCCGTCGACCTGGTCCCCGAGCGCCTCGCCCGCGCCGCGGCACGGGGCATCGAGACGGTGAACCTGGCCGAGCACAGCGGTGGCGTCGGCGACGTCATTCGTGAGATGACCGACGGCAGGGGTACCGATTCCGTCATCGATGCGGTGGGCATGGAGGCGCACGGATCTCCGGTCGGCAAACTCGCTCAGCAGATCGTCGGCATGCTCCCCGATGCCGTTGCTGCGCCGATGATGCAGAAGGCCGGTGTCGATCGACTGGGCGCGCTGTACTCTGCGATCGACATCGTTCGACGCGGCGGAACCATCTCGATCATCGGTGTGTACGGCGGTATGGCCGATCCGCTGCCGCTGATGACCATGTTCGACAAGCAGATTCAGCTCCGCATGGGCCAGGCGAACGTCAAGAGGTGGGTGGACGACATCATGCCGCTGCTCGGCGACGACGACCCGCTCGGTGTCGATTCGTTTGCCACGCATGAGCTTTCGCTCGACGAAGCCCCG
- a CDS encoding HemK2/MTQ2 family protein methyltransferase produces the protein MTTAETESARTLAAVHADPGVYEPQEDSLLLCDIAATTGIVPGARVLDMCTGSGAVAITAALLGAREVVAFDISARAVDCAQRNARSVGVEVDVRLGSLAEADALESFDVVLCNPPYVPSEVEPTGMGLHRAWDAGEDGRMVLDPLCLAAASLLVPGGILLVVHSEFSGPRRTVDMLADNGFSVVEESRQSIDFGPVMHRRAEWLEARGLLAPGRRTEELVVIRGDKR, from the coding sequence ATGACGACAGCCGAAACCGAATCCGCCAGAACCCTGGCGGCCGTGCACGCCGATCCCGGAGTGTACGAACCGCAGGAGGATTCGCTACTGCTGTGCGACATCGCCGCCACGACGGGCATCGTTCCCGGTGCGCGAGTGCTCGACATGTGCACCGGCAGCGGTGCCGTGGCCATCACCGCCGCACTGTTGGGTGCCCGTGAGGTCGTCGCGTTCGACATTTCCGCACGGGCCGTCGACTGCGCGCAGCGCAACGCGCGCTCGGTGGGCGTCGAGGTGGACGTCAGGTTGGGTTCCCTTGCCGAGGCGGACGCACTCGAATCGTTCGACGTCGTGCTGTGCAATCCTCCGTACGTTCCGTCCGAGGTAGAGCCGACCGGAATGGGGCTTCACCGGGCCTGGGACGCAGGCGAGGACGGCCGCATGGTGCTCGACCCGCTGTGTCTGGCAGCCGCCTCGCTGTTGGTTCCGGGTGGGATACTGCTGGTCGTACATTCCGAGTTCTCCGGGCCGCGACGCACCGTCGACATGCTCGCGGACAACGGATTCTCGGTCGTCGAAGAGAGCAGGCAATCCATCGATTTCGGCCCGGTGATGCACCGCCGTGCCGAGTGGCTCGAAGCCCGCGGTCTGTTGGCTCCGGGGCGTCGAACGGAGGAGTTGGTGGTGATTCGTGGCGACAAGCGATGA
- a CDS encoding iron-containing redox enzyme family protein, translated as MTALFSVDPSTARSPALPTPCGPISEAVTRSLAAGVPTGTPVMPDPIEADPTSRDVQLALLICYELHYRGFEGVDDAWEWDPELLRLRGGLESAFLRYVRENVEPGTDAVAEMDALSIEATSGSGPSWFLRDEGSWEQMREYFVHRSVYHLKEADPHAWAIPRLTGQTKASYVAVEFDEYGGGKGDRLHQHLWAESMVAADLDPTYLGYVDRVPAQTLAWVNLMSLFGLHRGLRGATVGHLAATEITSSPGSQRYVQGLRRLDAPSACIAFYAEHVEADAVHEQVLRHDVVGTLLRHEPELEADVVFGMRALDFVENELADHVMRRWSAGQSSLD; from the coding sequence ATGACCGCGTTGTTCTCAGTCGATCCGTCCACCGCTCGATCTCCCGCCCTACCCACCCCCTGCGGGCCGATCTCGGAAGCCGTCACCCGGTCGCTGGCTGCGGGTGTGCCGACCGGAACCCCGGTGATGCCCGATCCGATCGAGGCCGATCCCACGTCCCGAGACGTGCAACTCGCGCTTCTGATCTGCTACGAACTGCACTACCGCGGGTTCGAGGGCGTGGACGACGCCTGGGAGTGGGACCCCGAGCTCCTCCGCCTACGAGGAGGGCTGGAATCCGCTTTTCTGCGATACGTGCGAGAGAACGTGGAACCCGGCACCGACGCAGTCGCGGAGATGGACGCGCTGTCGATCGAAGCGACCTCGGGGAGCGGCCCCTCGTGGTTCCTTCGCGACGAAGGTTCGTGGGAGCAGATGCGCGAGTACTTCGTGCATCGGTCCGTCTACCACCTCAAGGAAGCCGACCCGCACGCGTGGGCCATCCCCCGTCTTACGGGCCAGACCAAGGCCTCCTACGTCGCGGTCGAATTCGACGAGTACGGCGGCGGCAAGGGCGACCGCCTGCACCAGCATCTGTGGGCCGAATCGATGGTGGCGGCCGATCTCGATCCGACGTATCTCGGTTATGTCGATCGCGTCCCGGCACAGACACTGGCCTGGGTCAATCTCATGTCGTTGTTCGGTTTGCATCGAGGGCTGCGCGGTGCCACCGTGGGCCACTTGGCGGCAACCGAGATCACGTCGTCGCCCGGCTCGCAGCGCTACGTGCAGGGACTGCGGAGGCTCGATGCACCGTCGGCATGCATCGCGTTCTACGCCGAGCACGTCGAGGCGGACGCCGTGCACGAGCAGGTGCTACGTCACGATGTGGTCGGCACTCTTCTTCGCCACGAGCCCGAACTCGAAGCAGATGTGGTGTTCGGAATGCGCGCACTGGATTTCGTCGAGAACGAACTCGCCGACCACGTGATGCGACGATGGTCGGCCGGTCAGTCCTCGCTGGACTGA